A window of Diadema setosum chromosome 2, eeDiaSeto1, whole genome shotgun sequence contains these coding sequences:
- the LOC140243331 gene encoding mitochondrial mRNA pseudouridine synthase RPUSD3-like, whose product MKRSTLLLCREIEKTTAALHRSAAVPPRLLLPTMPRECPVSVRSFARLCCCCKQLQSCRISSSDYLEVLHTTSSQNVRRYHRHLRQHLSVLEDERSVVDFIKKNIVYKKDGIIALNKPAGLPVAGKKSGEDDPAPVLSISSLMPRIVDLMDSPAAEIAVGVEKEASGLVLLGEDRITAQEISAKFQEARRKRVFLRTYKSIVCGVPEPKEGVLKMYLGDDIIHGKRMTVVHHDPSQKKINQGLVWSAETNYKVVSENRELGCALLELQPLRVRRHQLQVQLAAKLCPVLGDHTYSHQVQTILGEPMLIDPRQTPAPSSGQVLPRPVKRALSLTHSQASCLPLFIHLHHAFIPGWRGRGDVAMVAPLPSHFNRALQELQLRDAEPRRIAGG is encoded by the exons ATGAAACGATCAACACTATTATTATGTCGCGAGATTGAGAAGACGACAGCGGCGTTACATCGTAGTGCAGCGGTGCCACCACGGCTGCTCCTCCCTACGATGCCCCGAGAATGTCCTGTCAGTGTTCGATCGTTTGCACGTCTCTGCTGCTGCTGTAAACAGCTACAGTCATGTCGAATATCATCGTCGGACTACTTGGAAGTGTTACATACAACATCGTCACAAAATGTCAGAAGATACCACCGACATCTAAGGCAGCACTTATCAGTCCTTGAAGATGAACGCAGTGTTGTcgatttcattaaaaagaacaTTGTGTACAAGAAAG ATGGCATCATAGCACTCAACAAGCCAGCAGGTCTACCGGTTGCTGGGAAGAAGAGCGGTGAAGATGACCCAGCACCGGTCCTTAGCATCTCCAGCTTGATGCCTCGTATAGTAGACCTCATGGACTCCCCTGCTGCTGAGATAGCAGTTGGTGTAGAAAA AGAGGCGTCAGGTTTGGTCCTGCTGGGTGAGGACAGAATTACTGCGCAGGAAATCTCGGCCAAGTTTCAGGAAGCAAGGAGAAAAAGAGTGTTCCTGAGGACGTACAA GTCAATAGTCTGTGGTGTGCCTGAACCTAAGGAAG GAGTATTGAAGATGTACCTTGGTGATGATATCATCCACGGCAAACGAATG ACAGTTGTCCATCATGACCCATCACAAAAGAAGATCAATCAGGGGTTAGTTTGGTCGGCTGAGACTAACTACAAAGTGGTCAGCGAGAACCGGGAACTTGGCTGTGCTCTCCTTGAACTCCAACCCTTGAGAG TGCGTAGGCACCAGCTGCAGGTCCAACTGGCCGCCAAGTTGTGTCCAGTTTTGGGTGACCACACCTACTCCCACCAGGTTCAGACGATTCTTGGTGAGCCCATGCTGATTGACCCTAGGCAGACCCCGGCCCCCTCCTCTGGTCAG GTGCTGCCCCGTCCAGTGAAGAGGGCCCTATCACTGACCCACAGTCAGGCCTCCTGTCTTCCCCTCTTCATCCACCTCCACCACGCCTTCATCCCCGGATGGCGAGGGCGGGGGGACGTCGCCATGGTAGCACCCCTCCCTTCCCACTTCAACAGAGCTCTCCAGGAACTGCAACTCCGTGACGCAGAGCCAAGGAGGATTGCGGGTGGATGA
- the LOC140240914 gene encoding protein O-glucosyltransferase 1-like: MAASCRQKMQMSGIHIGRIVTFLLLCQPIFTYADTDQDEKWKPYLDLIKEATANYEDCSTEDCLCHEGVLKNDLSVWEDRGGITKELVEKAEARGTLYQIINHRLYRAEKCMFPARCSGVEHFILKIIKKLPDMEFVMNVRDWPQSPKYSEPMPVLSFSKVETQHYDIMYPAWTFWEGGPAVWPIFPTGLGRWDLFRKSLDKESEKFPWEEKEDKAFFRGSRTSAERDPLVLLSRDNPELVDASYTKNQAWKSDADTLYMPPAKEVTLEEHCKYRYLFNFRGVAASFRLKHLFLCRSLVFHVGHEWLEFFYPALKPWVHYIPVKQDLSDAEKLIQFAKANQKVAQEIAERGRDFIWNHLDMDDVQCYWKSLLKGYAKLQTYKPKRRKDLMEIRPKKDEL; encoded by the exons ATGAGAAGTGGAAACCCTACCTGGACCTAATTAAGGAGGCAACTGCAAACTATGAGGACTGCTCAACAGAAGACTGTCTGTGTCATGAAGG GGTACTGAAGAATGACCTGTCAGTGTGGGAAGACCGAGGTGGTATCACCAAGGAGCTGGTAGAGAAAGCGGAGGCGAGAGGGACACTGTATCAAATCATCAACCACAGGCTTTACCGGgcagagaaatgcatgtttCCAGCAAG GTGCAGCGGAGTAGAGCACTTTATCTTGAAGATCATCAAGAAGCTGCCAGACATGGAGTTTGTGATGAATGTCCGAGACTGGCCACAGAGTCCAAAGTATTCAGAACCAATGCCTGTGTTGTCTTTTAGCAAG GTGGAAACCCAGCACTATGACATTATGTACCCTGCCTGGACGTTCTGGGAGGGGGGTCCAGCGGTATGGCCAATTTTTCCCACAGGTCTAGGGAGGTGGGATCTCTTCAGGAAATCACTAGACAA GGAGTCAGAGAAATTTCCATGGGAGGAAAAAGAAGACAAGGCATTCTTTAGAGGATCAAG GACAAGCGCCGAGCGAGACCCACTTGTCCTGTTGTCCAGGGACAACCCGGAGCTGGTTGATGCGAGTTATACCAAGAACCAGGCATGGAAGTCAGATGCA GACACCCTCTACATGCCTCCAGCAAAAGAAGTAACATTAGAAGAGCACTGCAAATATAG GTACCTCTTCAACTTCCGGGGCGTGGCTGCCAGCTTCCGGCTCAAGCACCTCTTCCTCTGTCGCTCCCTCGTCTTTCACGTCGGCCACGAGTGGCTGGAGTTTTTCTACCCCGCCCTCAAGCCCTGGGTCCACTACATCCCTGTCAAGCAAGACTTGTCTGACGCAGA aaaattgaTACAGTTTGCCAAAGCAAACCAGAAAGTAGCCCAAGAAATAGCGGAAAG GGGCCGTGATTTCATCTGGAACCACCTGGACATGGATGACGTGCAGTGCTACTGGAAGAGCCTGCTGAAGGGTTACGCCAAGCTCCAGACATACAAGCCCAAACGCCGCAAGGACCTCATGGAGATCAGACCCAAGAAGGATGAGTTATAA